In Oryza brachyantha chloroplast, complete genome, one DNA window encodes the following:
- the rpoC1 gene encoding RNA polymerase beta' subunit-1 has protein sequence MIDQYKHQQLQIGLVSPQQIKAWANKILPNGEVVGEVTRPSTFHYKTDKPEKDGLFCERIFGPIKSRICACGNSRASGAENEDERFCQKCGVEFVDSRIRRYQMGYIKLACPVTHVWYLKGLPSYIANLLDKPLKKLEGLVYGDFSFARPSAKKPTFLRLRGLFEDEISSCNHSISPFFSTPGFTTFRNREIATGASAIREQLADLDLRIILENSSVEWKELEDEGYSGDEWEDRKRRIRKVFLIRRMQLAKHFIQTNVEPEWMVLCLLPVLPPELRPIVYRSGDKVVTSDINELYKRVIRRNNNLTYLLKRSELAPADLVMCQEKLVQEAVDTLLDSGSRGQPTRDGHNKVYKSLSDVIEGKEGRFRETLLGKRVDYSGRSVIVVGPSLSLHQCGLPLEIAIKLFQLFVIRDLITKRATSNVRIAKRKIWEKEPIVWEILQEVMRGHPVLLNRAPTLHRLGIQAFQPTLVEGRTICLHPLVCKGFNADFDGDQMAVHLPLSLEAQAEARLLMFSHMNLLSPAIGDPICVPTQDMLIGLYVLTIGNRRGICANRYNNCGNYPNQKVNYNNNNSKYTKDKESVFSSSYDALGAYRQKQICLDSPLWLRWKLDQRVIGLREVPIEIQYESLGTYREIYAHYLVVGNRKKEIRSIYIRTTLGHISFYREIEEAIQGFSQAYSYTI, from the coding sequence ATGATTGACCAATATAAACATCAACAACTTCAAATTGGACTCGTTTCCCCTCAACAAATAAAGGCTTGGGCTAACAAAATACTACCTAATGGGGAAGTCGTTGGCGAAGTCACAAGGCCCTCTACTTTTCATTATAAAACCGATAAACCAGAAAAAGATGGATTGTTTTGCGAAAGAATCTTTGGACCCATAAAAAGCAGAATTTGTGCTTGTGGAAATTCTCGAGCGAGCGGAGCTGAAAACGAAGACGAAAGATTTTGCCAAAAATGCGGAGTAGAGTTTGTTGATTCTCGGATACGAAGATATCAAATGGGATACATCAAACTCGCATGTCCCGTGACTCATGTGTGGTATTTGAAAGGTCTTCCTAGTTATATCGCGAATCTTTTAGATAAACCCCTTAAGAAATTGGAGGGCCTAGTATATGGCGATTTCTCTTTTGCTAGGCCCAGTGCTAAAAAACCAACTTTCTTACGATTACGAGGTTTATTCGAAGATGAAATTTCATCCTGTAACCATAGCATTTCCCCCTTTTTCTCTACCCCAGGCTTTACAACATTTCGAAATCGGGAAATTGCGACAGGAGCGAGTGCTATTAGAGAACAATTAGCAGATTTGGATTTGCGAATTATTTTAGAGAATTCCTCGGTCGAATGGAAGGAGTTAGAAGACGAGGGGTATAGTGGAGATGAATGGGAAGATAGAAAAAGACGAATAAGAAAAGTTTTTTTGATTAGACGCATGCAATTGGCGAAACATTTTATTCAAACAAATGTAGAACCAGAATGGATGGTTTTGTGCTTATTACCAGTTCTTCCTCCCGAATTAAGACCCATTGTTTATAGATCTGGGGATAAAGTAGTGACTTCGGATATTAATGAACTTTATAAGAGAGTTATCCGTCGGAACAACAATCTTACCTATCTATTAAAAAGAAGTGAATTAGCGCCAGCAGATTTAGTTATGTGCCAGGAAAAATTGGTACAAGAAGCCGTGGATACACTCCTTGATAGTGGGTCCCGCGGGCAACCAACGAGGGATGGTCACAATAAAGTATACAAATCACTTTCAGATGTAATTGAAGGTAAAGAGGGGAGGTTTCGCGAGACTCTGCTTGGGAAACGGGTCGATTACTCGGGGCGTTCTGTCATTGTTGTGGGTCCTTCACTTTCATTACATCAATGCGGGTTACCTCTAGAGATAGCAATAAAGCTTTTTCAGCTATTTGTAATTCGCGATTTAATCACGAAACGCGCTACTTCTAATGTTAGGATTGCTAAAAGGAAAATTTGGGAAAAAGAACCCATTGTATGGGAAATACTTCAAGAAGTTATGAGGGGACATCCTGTACTGTTGAATAGAGCACCTACCCTGCATAGATTAGGCATACAGGCTTTCCAACCCACTTTAGTAGAGGGGCGTACTATTTGTTTACACCCATTAGTGTGTAAGGGTTTCAATGCGGACTTTGATGGGGATCAAATGGCTGTTCATCTACCTTTATCCTTGGAAGCTCAGGCGGAAGCCCGTTTACTTATGTTTTCTCATATGAATCTCCTATCTCCCGCTATTGGAGATCCTATTTGCGTACCAACCCAAGACATGCTTATCGGACTTTATGTATTAACGATTGGAAACCGTCGAGGTATTTGTGCAAATAGATATAATAATTGCGGAAACTATCCAAATCAAAAAGTAAATTACAATAATAATAATTCTAAGTATACGAAAGATAAAGAATCCGTTTTTTCTAGTTCCTATGATGCACTGGGAGCTTATAGACAGAAACAAATCTGTTTAGACAGTCCCTTGTGGCTCCGGTGGAAACTAGATCAACGCGTCATTGGGTTAAGAGAAGTTCCGATTGAAATTCAATATGAATCTTTGGGGACTTATCGTGAGATTTATGCCCACTATCTAGTAGTGGGAAATAGAAAAAAGGAAATTCGTTCTATATACATTCGAACCACTCTTGGTCATATTTCTTTTTATAGAGAAATAGAGGAAGCCATACAAGGATTTAGTCAGGCCTATTCATACACTATCTAA